In the genome of Paracoccus tegillarcae, one region contains:
- the lpxA gene encoding acyl-ACP--UDP-N-acetylglucosamine O-acyltransferase, translating into MADAGIHPSAVIEPGAEIGPDCRIGPFCVVGSQVRLARGVVLKSHVVLTGETSVGEETVIFPFACIGEIPQDLKFKGERAALEIGARNRIREYVTMNPGTEGGGGVTRVGDDGLFMAGSHVAHDCQIGNRVILVNNASVAGHCVLDDDVIIGGLSGVHQWVRIGRGAMIGAVTMVTADVIPYGLVQGPRGHLDGLNLVGLKRRGASRADIAALRGMLGELAHGSFRDGAKARIGGEVTPMEREVLEFILGPSDRSFLTPRPA; encoded by the coding sequence ATGGCTGATGCCGGTATCCATCCCTCTGCCGTGATCGAACCGGGCGCAGAGATCGGCCCCGACTGCCGTATCGGCCCGTTCTGCGTGGTCGGATCGCAGGTGCGGTTGGCGCGCGGTGTGGTGCTGAAATCGCATGTCGTGCTGACGGGCGAGACCTCTGTAGGTGAGGAAACGGTGATTTTCCCCTTCGCCTGTATCGGCGAGATCCCGCAGGATCTGAAGTTCAAGGGCGAACGCGCGGCGCTGGAAATCGGGGCGCGCAACCGGATCCGCGAATATGTGACGATGAATCCCGGCACCGAAGGCGGGGGCGGCGTGACACGCGTCGGCGATGACGGGCTGTTCATGGCCGGCAGCCATGTCGCCCATGACTGCCAGATTGGCAACCGGGTAATCCTGGTCAACAATGCCTCGGTCGCGGGCCATTGCGTGCTGGACGATGACGTGATCATCGGCGGCCTGTCAGGCGTGCACCAATGGGTGCGCATTGGCCGTGGCGCGATGATCGGCGCGGTCACAATGGTGACGGCCGATGTCATTCCCTACGGGCTGGTACAGGGGCCGCGCGGCCATCTGGACGGGCTCAATCTGGTTGGGCTCAAGCGTCGCGGGGCCAGCCGGGCCGATATCGCAGCGCTGCGCGGGATGCTGGGCGAATTGGCGCACGGCTCGTTCCGCGACGGTGCCAAGGCGCGGATAGGTGGCGAGGTGACGCCGATGGAGCGCGAGGTGCTGGAATTCATCCTTGGTCCTTCGGATCGCAGCTTCCTGACGCCGCGCCCCGCATGA
- the fabZ gene encoding 3-hydroxyacyl-ACP dehydratase FabZ → MPETERKPAPNTEADLSLIKRIIPHRYPFLFIDKVRDIVPFESAVGIKNVTSNEPHFQGHFPDQPIMPGVTIVEAMAQTSAVVVGISLDVIDKPLLTYFMGIDACKFRRMVVPGDVLELHVSVKRAGGKIWKFEGKGMVDGQLAAQAEFTAMMDLKTDG, encoded by the coding sequence ATGCCCGAGACCGAGCGCAAGCCGGCCCCCAATACCGAGGCCGACCTGAGTCTGATCAAGCGGATCATCCCGCATCGCTATCCGTTTCTGTTCATCGACAAGGTGCGCGACATCGTGCCCTTCGAAAGCGCGGTCGGCATCAAGAACGTGACCAGCAACGAGCCGCATTTCCAGGGCCATTTTCCCGATCAGCCGATCATGCCCGGCGTCACCATCGTCGAGGCGATGGCGCAGACCTCTGCTGTGGTGGTGGGGATCAGCCTTGATGTGATCGACAAGCCGTTGCTGACCTATTTCATGGGCATCGACGCCTGCAAGTTCCGACGTATGGTGGTGCCCGGCGACGTGCTGGAATTGCATGTCAGCGTCAAACGCGCCGGTGGCAAGATCTGGAAATTCGAGGGCAAGGGCATGGTCGACGGTCAGCTTGCCGCGCAGGCTGAGTTCACGGCCATGATGGATCTGAAAACGGATGGCTGA
- a CDS encoding sulfite exporter TauE/SafE family protein produces the protein MSDFLILFIAGLIGGVMNAVAGGGTFITFPALVFAGIPPVAANATATVAALPGYLAAAISFRREVLTVPRAQLIRLTIWTVVGSAIGSGLLLVSSNAAFSALVPFLLLAATVIFLKDGAIRTFAARHAREVVPFGIATLLPVAIYGGYFNGGLGIVLLALFALWGMTDLNQMNGLKSWLSFALSLISFAIFAIGGMVVWGPAAVMAVGTIAGGLLGAPVSRRIPMAGLRALIAAIGFGMTIIFFLRLYNGG, from the coding sequence ATGTCCGATTTCCTCATCCTGTTCATCGCCGGGCTGATCGGCGGCGTCATGAATGCTGTTGCGGGCGGCGGCACGTTCATCACCTTTCCCGCGCTGGTCTTTGCCGGCATTCCGCCTGTTGCGGCGAACGCGACGGCGACCGTGGCTGCCCTGCCCGGCTATCTGGCCGCCGCGATCAGCTTTCGCCGCGAGGTCCTGACCGTTCCGCGCGCCCAGCTGATCCGCCTGACCATCTGGACGGTGGTCGGTTCAGCCATCGGCTCGGGCCTGCTGCTGGTCAGCTCGAACGCGGCCTTTTCGGCGCTGGTGCCGTTTCTGCTGCTGGCGGCGACGGTGATCTTTCTCAAGGACGGGGCAATCCGCACCTTTGCCGCACGGCACGCCCGCGAGGTTGTGCCCTTTGGCATCGCGACGCTGCTGCCGGTGGCGATCTATGGCGGCTATTTCAACGGCGGGCTCGGTATCGTCCTTTTGGCGTTGTTCGCGCTGTGGGGCATGACCGATCTGAACCAGATGAACGGGCTGAAAAGCTGGCTCAGCTTTGCGCTGTCGCTGATCAGCTTTGCGATCTTTGCGATCGGTGGCATGGTGGTCTGGGGGCCTGCCGCGGTGATGGCCGTGGGCACCATCGCCGGCGGTCTGCTGGGCGCGCCTGTCTCGCGACGTATTCCAATGGCCGGCCTGCGCGCATTGATCGCCGCAATCGGCTTTGGCATGACCATCATCTTCTTCTTGCGCTTGTATAACGGAGGCTAA
- the lpxB gene encoding lipid-A-disaccharide synthase, translated as MKLFMIAGEVSGDALGGALMAGLRELQPSVSFDGVGGPRMQAEGLQSRFDMDELSVMGIMEVLPKYRHLKRRIAETAKAVAETAPDALIGIDSPDFCLRVARQARALNPDLKTIHYVAPSVWAWRPGRALKMAEVVDHVLAILPFEPPLMRAAGMTCDFVGHPIVAEPVAGADEANAFRVAHDIAADAPVVLCLPGSRKGEVARLGPRFDEALMRLRDRVPEIRVVIPTVPGVARMVRDMTRRWPTEPIVVEEDEQKRAAFAAADLALAASGTVSLELAANRVPMVVGYDMAPLSRWLVGMLLKTDTVTLVNLVSETRVVPEFLGNACQPGPLADALLTTLEDMPARKAQFEAMDLTMERLGKGGEAPGLRAARSVLDAISRPRPSR; from the coding sequence ATGAAGCTGTTCATGATCGCAGGCGAGGTTTCGGGTGATGCGCTTGGCGGTGCGTTGATGGCGGGGCTGCGCGAATTGCAGCCCTCGGTCAGCTTCGACGGGGTCGGTGGTCCACGCATGCAGGCCGAGGGCCTGCAGAGCCGCTTTGACATGGATGAGCTGTCGGTCATGGGCATCATGGAGGTGCTGCCGAAATACCGCCATCTCAAACGCCGCATCGCCGAAACGGCCAAGGCGGTGGCCGAGACCGCGCCCGACGCCCTGATCGGCATCGACAGCCCTGATTTCTGCCTGCGCGTGGCGCGTCAGGCGCGGGCGCTGAACCCCGATCTGAAGACCATTCACTATGTCGCGCCGTCTGTCTGGGCCTGGCGACCCGGTCGGGCGCTGAAAATGGCCGAGGTGGTCGACCATGTGCTGGCGATCCTGCCCTTCGAGCCGCCTCTGATGCGGGCCGCCGGAATGACCTGTGATTTCGTCGGTCATCCGATCGTGGCCGAACCTGTGGCCGGCGCGGATGAGGCGAATGCCTTTCGCGTGGCGCACGACATCGCAGCGGATGCGCCGGTGGTGCTGTGCCTGCCCGGCTCGCGCAAGGGCGAGGTCGCGCGGTTAGGGCCACGCTTTGACGAGGCACTTATGCGGCTGCGCGACCGGGTGCCCGAGATCCGCGTCGTTATCCCAACCGTGCCGGGTGTCGCACGCATGGTGCGCGACATGACCCGGCGCTGGCCCACCGAGCCCATCGTGGTCGAAGAGGACGAACAGAAACGTGCGGCCTTTGCCGCAGCCGATCTGGCGCTGGCGGCATCGGGCACGGTCAGTCTGGAACTGGCGGCCAATCGCGTGCCGATGGTGGTGGGCTATGACATGGCGCCGCTGTCGCGCTGGCTTGTCGGGATGCTGCTCAAGACCGATACCGTCACGCTGGTCAATCTGGTCAGCGAGACGCGGGTCGTGCCAGAGTTTCTGGGCAATGCCTGCCAACCCGGCCCGCTGGCCGATGCGCTGCTGACAACACTGGAAGACATGCCCGCACGCAAGGCGCAGTTCGAGGCGATGGACCTGACGATGGAACGCCTTGGCAAAGGGGGTGAGGCGCCGGGCCTTCGCGCGGCGCGCTCGGTACTGGATGCGATCAGCCGGCCGCGGCCGTCACGATGA
- the cysS gene encoding cysteine--tRNA ligase — protein MVQIRLTNTKTRAKEDFTPIDPSNVRLYLCGPTVYDRAHLGNARPVLVFDVLVRLLRHIYGPDHVTYVRNFTDVDDKINAEAQRRKAAGSPLSLEELITERTDETIAWYHADMDALGADRPDHEPRATEYIAQMIAMIETLIDGGHAYAAEGHVLFDVRSYDKYGKLSGRSVDDMIAGARVEVAPFKRDPMDFVLWKPSDDDLPGWDSPWGRGRPGWHIECSAMAAELLGESFDIHGGGIDLQFPHHENEIAQSCCAHPKADFANVWLHNEMLQVEGKKMSKSLGNFFTVRDLLDRPAEEGGGVPGEVIRFVMLSTHYRKPMDWTAEKAKQAEGTLRYWRGIAGDVHGSSNPDEQLINFLADDLNVSRAIARLHELADEASKDPDAIGKFVSSARLLGLLEEKMGDWAQETSSSPKLVALVKILQETWVSFRKAKEFEKADGIKRDMESLGLRPEITKEGARVIFPPPTEGSDWEEEMALEMQEICKRWGR, from the coding sequence ATGGTCCAGATCCGGCTGACGAACACGAAGACGCGGGCGAAAGAGGATTTCACGCCGATCGACCCGTCGAATGTGCGGCTGTATCTGTGCGGCCCCACCGTCTATGACCGCGCGCATCTGGGCAATGCGCGGCCCGTTCTGGTGTTTGACGTGCTGGTCCGGCTGCTGCGCCATATTTACGGCCCCGACCACGTCACCTATGTGCGCAATTTCACCGACGTGGACGACAAGATCAACGCCGAGGCGCAGCGCCGAAAGGCGGCAGGCAGCCCCTTGTCGCTGGAAGAGCTGATCACCGAGCGGACGGATGAAACCATCGCTTGGTATCACGCTGATATGGACGCGCTCGGCGCCGACCGCCCCGATCACGAACCCCGCGCGACCGAATATATCGCGCAGATGATCGCCATGATCGAAACCCTGATCGACGGCGGCCACGCCTATGCGGCAGAGGGGCATGTGCTGTTCGACGTGCGCTCATATGACAAATACGGCAAGCTGTCGGGCCGTTCGGTCGATGACATGATCGCCGGCGCGCGGGTCGAGGTGGCGCCCTTCAAGCGCGATCCGATGGATTTCGTTTTGTGGAAACCGTCGGACGACGATCTGCCGGGCTGGGACAGCCCCTGGGGGCGCGGGCGTCCGGGCTGGCATATCGAATGCTCGGCCATGGCGGCGGAACTGCTGGGCGAGTCGTTCGATATCCACGGCGGTGGCATCGACCTGCAATTCCCGCATCATGAAAACGAGATCGCCCAAAGCTGCTGCGCCCACCCAAAGGCCGATTTCGCCAATGTGTGGCTGCACAACGAGATGTTGCAGGTTGAGGGAAAGAAAATGTCCAAATCATTGGGCAATTTCTTCACCGTGCGCGATCTGCTGGACCGCCCTGCCGAAGAAGGTGGGGGCGTGCCGGGCGAGGTGATCCGCTTTGTGATGCTGTCCACGCATTACCGCAAGCCGATGGACTGGACAGCTGAAAAGGCTAAGCAGGCCGAAGGCACGTTGCGCTATTGGCGCGGTATCGCAGGCGATGTGCATGGATCAAGTAATCCCGACGAGCAGTTGATTAATTTCCTCGCTGATGACCTCAATGTGTCGAGGGCGATTGCGCGGCTTCATGAACTAGCGGATGAGGCTTCGAAAGACCCAGACGCAATAGGGAAGTTTGTTAGCTCAGCTCGGCTCCTCGGTTTGCTCGAAGAGAAGATGGGCGACTGGGCGCAAGAGACGAGTTCGTCCCCAAAGCTGGTCGCCCTTGTCAAAATCTTGCAAGAGACTTGGGTATCATTTCGGAAGGCGAAGGAATTCGAAAAAGCTGACGGTATCAAACGGGACATGGAAAGCTTGGGACTTCGTCCCGAAATTACAAAAGAGGGTGCCAGAGTCATTTTTCCGCCTCCGACTGAAGGCAGTGATTGGGAAGAAGAAATGGCCCTTGAGATGCAAGAGATATGTAAGCGTTGGGGTCGGTAA
- a CDS encoding RidA family protein, with protein sequence MSDIKRIETGQRMSQAVIHNGTVYLAGQVGTAGASVTDQTKAIVSQIETLLKKAGSDKTRMLYAQIWLADMADFAEMNAVWDAWVPAGNAPARAAGEAKLATPEYTVEIIVTAAAG encoded by the coding sequence ATGAGCGATATCAAACGGATCGAAACCGGCCAGCGGATGAGCCAGGCGGTGATCCATAATGGCACCGTCTATCTGGCCGGACAGGTCGGCACTGCCGGCGCATCCGTGACTGACCAGACCAAGGCCATTGTGTCGCAAATCGAGACGCTGCTGAAAAAGGCCGGCAGCGACAAGACGCGGATGCTTTACGCGCAGATCTGGTTGGCGGATATGGCTGATTTTGCGGAAATGAACGCCGTCTGGGATGCCTGGGTGCCAGCGGGCAATGCCCCCGCGCGCGCCGCGGGCGAAGCCAAATTGGCCACGCCGGAATATACGGTCGAGATCATCGTGACGGCCGCGGCCGGCTGA
- the cimA gene encoding citramalate synthase, whose amino-acid sequence MADRLYLYDTTLRDGQQTQGVQFSTAEKLEIARMLDELGVDYIEGGWPGANPTDSEFFTDTPKTRATMTAFGMTKRAGRSAENDDVLAAVMNAGTPAVCLVGKTHVFHVTEALGISLDENLANIRDSLAHVAASREALFDAEHFFDGWKADRDYALSCLRAAYEAGARWIVLCDTNGGTLPGEVGQIVAEVIAAGIPGDHLGIHTHDDTGNAVACSLAAIDAGARQVQGTLNGLGERCGNASLTSLIPTLKLKEPYASRFETQISDAALQRLILMSHRLDEILNRVPLRAAPYVGASAFAHKAGLHASAILKNPATYEHIEPALVGNARVIPMSNQAGQSNLRARLADAGLSVEPGDPALGRILDLVKQREDEGFAFDGAQASFDLLARRELGLLPRFFDVDRYRVTVERRLNAKGQRISVSEAVVVVHLGDQRVLSVSESLDAEGGDRGPVNALWRALAKDLGPYQHAIDDMQLVDFRVRITQGGTDAATRVTIDSADGKGRIWSTVGVSANIVDASFDALIDAITWKLIRDGVTPA is encoded by the coding sequence ATGGCCGACCGCCTCTACCTCTACGACACGACCCTGCGTGACGGGCAGCAGACGCAGGGCGTGCAGTTCTCGACCGCGGAAAAGCTCGAGATTGCGCGGATGCTGGATGAACTGGGCGTCGATTATATCGAGGGCGGCTGGCCCGGGGCGAACCCGACCGACAGTGAGTTTTTCACTGATACGCCCAAGACCCGCGCCACGATGACCGCGTTTGGAATGACCAAGCGCGCTGGGCGCTCTGCTGAAAATGACGATGTGCTGGCGGCGGTGATGAACGCGGGCACTCCCGCCGTCTGTCTGGTCGGCAAGACCCATGTGTTCCATGTGACCGAGGCGCTTGGGATCTCGCTGGACGAAAACTTGGCCAATATCCGCGACTCGCTGGCCCATGTGGCCGCCAGCCGCGAGGCGCTGTTTGACGCTGAACATTTCTTTGACGGCTGGAAGGCCGACCGCGACTATGCGCTGTCCTGTTTGCGCGCGGCCTATGAGGCCGGGGCGCGCTGGATCGTGCTTTGCGATACGAATGGCGGCACCTTGCCCGGCGAGGTCGGCCAGATCGTCGCAGAGGTGATCGCCGCAGGCATTCCCGGTGATCATCTGGGCATTCACACCCATGACGATACCGGCAATGCCGTGGCCTGTTCGCTGGCCGCCATCGACGCGGGCGCGCGGCAGGTTCAAGGCACGCTGAACGGTCTGGGCGAACGCTGCGGCAATGCCAGCCTGACAAGCCTGATCCCGACGCTGAAGCTCAAGGAGCCCTATGCCAGCCGGTTCGAAACCCAGATCAGCGATGCGGCGCTGCAACGGTTGATCCTCATGTCGCACCGGCTGGATGAGATATTGAACCGGGTGCCCTTGCGCGCGGCACCCTATGTCGGTGCGTCGGCATTCGCGCACAAGGCCGGGCTGCATGCCAGCGCGATCCTGAAAAACCCCGCGACCTATGAACATATCGAGCCGGCCCTGGTCGGCAACGCGCGGGTCATTCCGATGTCCAATCAGGCGGGGCAATCGAACCTGCGCGCACGGTTGGCCGATGCCGGACTGTCGGTTGAACCCGGCGATCCGGCGCTTGGCCGCATTCTGGATCTGGTCAAGCAGCGCGAGGATGAGGGCTTTGCCTTTGACGGCGCTCAGGCCAGTTTCGATCTGCTGGCGCGGCGCGAACTGGGGTTGCTGCCGCGCTTTTTCGACGTCGACCGCTACCGCGTCACGGTCGAGCGGCGGCTGAATGCCAAGGGCCAGCGGATATCGGTATCCGAGGCTGTGGTTGTGGTGCATCTGGGCGATCAGCGCGTTCTGTCGGTCAGTGAAAGCCTGGATGCAGAGGGCGGCGACCGCGGGCCTGTCAACGCGCTGTGGCGGGCGCTGGCCAAGGATCTGGGGCCATATCAGCATGCCATCGACGACATGCAACTGGTCGATTTCCGTGTGCGCATCACCCAGGGCGGCACCGATGCGGCGACCCGCGTGACCATTGACAGCGCCGATGGCAAGGGCCGGATATGGTCCACCGTCGGGGTCTCGGCCAATATCGTGGATGCCAGCTTTGATGCGCTGATCGACGCGATCACCTGGAAACTGATCCGCGATGGCGTGACGCCGGCATGA
- a CDS encoding LpxI family protein: MSKIAIIAGEGRLAPAIAEHLPDAPVFALEGFPPPIPASTFRLERLVPFLDHLADLGVENVVFAGAVRRPALDPASFDPRTAQLVPRILTAMQSGDDAALRTVLDIFEEFGISVSGIDEIMPSLIPPEGIVSGDPSAADQTDAARGAEIVAALGPLDLGQGCVVAQGLCLAVETLPGTAAMLDFVARHQGLRPNPNGALGVFYKAPKPDQDRRIDLPTIGPDTVDQVVAAGLAGIAWQAGSVILLDRDETARRARDAGVFLWSRSG; this comes from the coding sequence ATGAGCAAGATCGCCATTATCGCAGGCGAGGGCCGGCTTGCGCCCGCCATCGCAGAGCACCTGCCGGATGCGCCGGTCTTTGCGCTCGAGGGGTTTCCCCCGCCGATCCCGGCCAGCACCTTTCGTCTAGAGCGGTTGGTGCCGTTTCTGGACCATCTGGCTGATCTGGGCGTGGAAAATGTGGTCTTTGCCGGCGCGGTTCGCCGTCCGGCACTGGACCCCGCAAGCTTTGATCCGCGCACGGCGCAACTGGTGCCCCGAATTCTGACCGCGATGCAGTCAGGCGACGATGCGGCGTTGCGCACGGTGCTGGATATTTTCGAGGAATTCGGAATAAGTGTCAGTGGAATTGACGAAATCATGCCCTCTTTGATCCCACCCGAAGGCATTGTTTCTGGTGATCCCTCTGCCGCAGATCAGACCGATGCGGCACGCGGCGCCGAGATTGTCGCAGCACTAGGTCCGCTGGATCTGGGCCAGGGCTGTGTCGTCGCGCAGGGGCTGTGCCTTGCGGTCGAAACGTTGCCCGGGACGGCGGCAATGCTGGATTTCGTTGCCCGCCATCAAGGTCTGCGGCCCAATCCGAACGGCGCGCTCGGTGTGTTCTACAAGGCACCGAAGCCGGATCAGGATCGGCGTATCGATCTGCCGACGATCGGACCGGACACGGTCGATCAGGTGGTCGCTGCCGGTTTGGCGGGCATTGCCTGGCAGGCGGGCAGCGTGATCTTGCTGGATCGGGATGAAACGGCCAGGCGCGCGCGCGATGCGGGCGTGTTTCTGTGGTCGCGCTCAGGCTGA
- a CDS encoding squalene/phytoene synthase family protein yields MTLETCSAMLQEHDPDRFGAVLAAAPQSRDKLLTLYALNLELARAPFQSNEPMLARMRLQWWIDRLAEMGQGTAPPSHDVLGPLWQVWGEAAGSLVPLAEARERDCAREPFARPGEVLDYVNATAGGLMWAAAKALGASDASRDAVLAQGRGQGLAAWLGALPQLQSLGLGLLDDQPQQVAALAQAGVDALAAARAARRTVPRSAAAALFAGPGAAGVLGQLVANGGDIGAEIAAVSPFRQRAALARLALTGRWWVWGIPASTGACL; encoded by the coding sequence ATGACGCTGGAAACCTGTTCGGCGATGCTGCAAGAGCACGACCCGGATCGCTTTGGCGCGGTTCTGGCCGCCGCGCCACAAAGCCGCGACAAACTGCTGACGCTATATGCGCTTAATCTGGAACTTGCCCGCGCGCCGTTTCAGTCGAATGAACCGATGCTGGCCCGGATGCGGCTGCAATGGTGGATCGACCGGCTGGCCGAGATGGGGCAGGGCACCGCGCCGCCCTCGCATGACGTGCTTGGCCCCTTGTGGCAGGTTTGGGGCGAGGCGGCGGGATCGCTGGTGCCGCTGGCCGAGGCGCGAGAGCGTGACTGCGCGCGCGAGCCGTTTGCGCGGCCGGGTGAGGTGCTGGACTATGTCAACGCGACGGCGGGCGGGCTGATGTGGGCGGCAGCAAAGGCGCTTGGTGCCAGCGATGCCTCGCGTGATGCGGTGCTGGCACAGGGGCGGGGTCAGGGTCTTGCCGCATGGCTCGGGGCGTTGCCGCAACTGCAGAGCCTTGGTCTTGGGCTGCTTGATGACCAGCCCCAACAGGTCGCTGCGTTGGCGCAGGCGGGCGTTGATGCACTCGCGGCGGCGCGCGCTGCGCGTCGCACGGTGCCGCGCAGTGCGGCGGCGGCGCTGTTTGCTGGGCCGGGTGCTGCGGGCGTTCTTGGTCAGCTTGTGGCAAATGGCGGCGATATCGGCGCTGAGATCGCCGCCGTCTCGCCCTTTCGTCAACGCGCGGCGCTGGCCCGGCTGGCATTGACCGGGCGCTGGTGGGTCTGGGGCATTCCGGCAAGCACTGGCGCTTGCCTATGA
- a CDS encoding glycosyltransferase: MRILFVHQNFPGQFLHLAPALAARGHDVLALTDEKNERASPVRTVRYAEPPELQLSSALARSYAEHAERGLLAARGCRALRDRHNYTPDVIFGHSGWGETLFLREIWPEAKLLVYAELMYRTHGQDVGFDPEISPGSDGGRFMTVTRSAHLIQGLVQADAALAPTTYQADSFPAELRSKITTIHDGIDTDHVCPNPNASLTLPNGNVLRAGDEVISFVNRSLEPYRGFHIFMRALPQVLAARPDAQVVLVGGDGVSYGSKPKDAPSWKARMLAELDSKLDLSRVHFLGRVPYADYLSLLQLARVHCYLTYPFVLSWSLTEAMSTGAYIVASDTEPVREVVRDGQNGRMVPFFDVPALSAALIRGLEGDPDAPRLKATARQTILDGYDLKRHSLPRLIEWVESFGPKV, encoded by the coding sequence ATGCGTATCCTGTTTGTACATCAGAATTTTCCCGGTCAGTTCCTGCATCTGGCCCCGGCCCTGGCGGCGCGCGGGCATGACGTTCTGGCGCTGACCGACGAAAAGAACGAACGCGCCAGCCCGGTGCGCACGGTCCGATATGCGGAACCGCCTGAACTGCAGCTAAGCTCGGCTTTGGCACGCAGCTATGCCGAACATGCCGAACGCGGGCTGCTGGCCGCGCGCGGCTGCCGGGCGCTGCGGGATCGCCACAACTACACGCCAGATGTCATCTTTGGGCATTCAGGCTGGGGCGAGACACTGTTTTTGCGCGAAATCTGGCCCGAGGCAAAGCTGCTGGTCTATGCCGAGTTGATGTATCGCACCCATGGCCAGGATGTAGGCTTTGATCCCGAGATCAGTCCCGGTTCTGATGGCGGGCGGTTCATGACGGTCACACGCTCGGCCCATCTGATACAGGGTTTGGTGCAGGCTGACGCGGCACTGGCGCCGACGACCTATCAGGCCGACAGCTTTCCGGCCGAACTGCGCAGCAAGATCACCACGATCCATGACGGGATTGACACCGATCATGTCTGCCCGAACCCCAACGCCAGCCTGACCCTGCCCAATGGCAATGTGCTGCGCGCCGGCGATGAGGTGATCAGCTTCGTCAACCGCTCGCTGGAGCCCTATCGCGGGTTTCACATCTTCATGCGCGCCCTGCCGCAGGTGCTGGCCGCGCGGCCCGATGCGCAGGTGGTGCTGGTGGGCGGCGATGGTGTCAGCTATGGCAGCAAGCCCAAGGACGCACCCAGTTGGAAGGCCAGGATGCTGGCCGAACTGGACAGCAAGCTGGACCTGTCGCGCGTGCATTTCCTGGGGCGAGTGCCCTATGCCGACTACCTGTCGCTGCTGCAACTGGCGCGGGTCCATTGCTACCTGACCTATCCGTTCGTGCTGTCCTGGTCACTGACCGAGGCCATGTCCACGGGCGCCTATATCGTCGCCTCGGATACAGAGCCGGTGCGCGAGGTGGTCCGCGACGGTCAGAATGGCCGCATGGTGCCCTTTTTCGACGTACCGGCGCTGTCGGCGGCGTTGATACGGGGTCTCGAGGGCGACCCGGATGCGCCCCGGCTGAAGGCGACGGCGCGGCAAACCATTCTGGACGGCTACGATCTCAAACGCCACAGCCTGCCGCGCCTGATCGAATGGGTGGAAAGCTTTGGGCCGAAGGTGTAA